One window of the Salvia miltiorrhiza cultivar Shanhuang (shh) chromosome 6, IMPLAD_Smil_shh, whole genome shotgun sequence genome contains the following:
- the LOC130988420 gene encoding LRR receptor-like serine/threonine-protein kinase FLS2 — MMQFLIKIFLITAFFTTPSFQRETPSSPICSKADRAALLGFKASVSKDTTGILSTWRGGDFCSGAWQGVECVAGRVTKLIMQRPSSSEALFMTAKLSHSLSNLQFLEVLIISGMKHIAGTIPHSFANLTHLTHLALEDNSLHGTIPSSLGLLGNLQTMSLSGNLLTGKIPPALGNLRNLLQLNLAKNLLTGPLPTTFNALRNMQFLDLSYNSLSGSIPDFLGGLLNLTYLVLTSNKFSSQIPISLFHLTNLSELSIDQNLLIGRIPPQIGNLKSVSVLRLSSNKLTGQIPDSIAQLQNLWNLNLSRNMLTDPLPNKAFGKGLPSLLSIDLSYNNLNLQTVPEWIRKRQLYDVHLAGCKIKGALPNFTNPKFLTTLDLSHNHLTKGISIFMTNMTNLETVKISNNLLTSDLSSIKLPEQITMIDLHSNRLHGSLSKLFSNKLNNLKVLNIGRNKISGHIPSSVSNLAKLESLDISRNQIAGRIPTSLGSLEKLSWLDVSMNKLTGKIPESFLGIEALKYASFRVNRLCGKIPQGRPYNIFPAAAYAHNLCLCAKPLPPCSSKYYTQISF, encoded by the coding sequence ATGATGCAGTTTCTGATCAAGATTTTCCTGATCACAGCATTCTTCACAACACCTTCATTCCAAAGGGAAACCCCATCATCACCTATCTGTTCCAAGGCTGACAGAGCTGCCCTTCTTGGCTTCAAGGCCAGCGTTTCCAAGGACACCACCGGCATTCTCTCCACATGGAGAGGTGGTGACTTCTGCAGCGGAGCATGGCAAGGAGTCGAGTGCGTCGCTGGAAGGGTTACCAAGCTGATCATGCAGAGGCCATCATCATCAGAAGCCCTCTTCATGACTGCCAAACTGTCCCATTCTCTCAGCAATCTGCAATTCTTGGAGGTATTGATAATTAGTGGGATGAAGCACATTGCAGGAACAATTCCACACAGTTTTGCCAATCTCACACATCTCACACACCTTGCTCTTGAAGATAATTCATTGCATGGAACAATCCCATCAAGTTTAGGCCTGTTGGGAAACCTTCAGACAATGTCATTGAGTGGGAATCTTCTGACTGGAAAGATTCCACCAGCTTTGGGGAATTTAAGGAATCTGTTGCAGCTGAATCTAGCAAAGAATTTACTCACAGGTCCACTTCCCACAACTTTTAATGCATTGAGAAACATGCAGTTTCTTGATCTCAGTTACAATTCATTGTCTGGATCCATCCCGGATTTTCTTGGAGGCCTCTTGAATCTGACATATCTTGTCCTAACCAGCAACAAGTTTTCGAGCCAGATACCGATATCCTTGTTCCACCTCACCAATCTTTCTGAGCTTTCAATTGATCAGAATCTGCTCATTGGCAGAATCCCACCTCAAATTGGGAATCTGAAGTCTGTTTCTGTATTGAGATTAAGCTCGAATAAGCTCACGGGTCAAATCCCAGATTCCATTGCACAGCTGCAAAACTTGTGGAATCTTAATCTGTCAAGAAACATGCTCACAGATCCTCTGCCTAACAAAGCATTTGGTAAAGGGCTTCCTTCTCTACTATCAATCGATCTTTCTTACAACAATCTCAATTTACAGACAGTCCCTGAATGGATCAGGAAGAGACAACTGTATGATGTTCATCTTGCAGGCTGCAAGATTAAAGGAGCACTGCCAAACTTCACAAACCCCAAATTCTTGACCACATTAGACCTATCTCACAACCATCTCACAAAAGGGATTTCAATTTTCATGACAAACATGACAAACTTGGAAACTGTAAAGATTTCAAACAACTTACTCACATCTGATCTCTCATCAATCAAACTCCCAGAGCAGATCACCATGATCGATCTCCACTCAAACCGATTGCATGGCTCTCTATCTAAATTATTCAGCAACAAATTAAACAACTTAAAAGTACTCAACATAGGAAGGAACAAGATTTCAGGTCACATTCCAAGTTCAGTTTCAAACTTGGCTAAGTTGGAAAGCCTCGACATTTCAAGAAACCAAATAGCAGGAAGAATTCCTACAAGTTTGGGCTCGTTGGAGAAGTTGAGTTGGCTGGATGTCTCCATGAACAAACTCACGGGAAAAATCCCCGAGAGCTTTTTGGGAATCGAGGCCCTGAAGTATGCAAGCTTCAGGGTGAATAGATTGTGTGGGAAGATCCCACAGGGAAGACCTTATAACATTTTCCCTGCAGCTGCATATGCTCACAATCTGTGCTTGTGTGCCAAACCACTGCCGCCCTGTAGCAGCAAATACTACACACAGATTTCTTTCTAG